A region from the Ciconia boyciana chromosome 1, ASM3463844v1, whole genome shotgun sequence genome encodes:
- the MAFF gene encoding transcription factor MafF isoform X1 gives MNEKNPRVSNRGERGWRRRLDGLTRQRPRGDQRSLPGQREARMAADGLSSKALKVKRELGENTPLLSDEELMGLSVRELNHHLRGLSKEEVARLKQRRRTLKNRGYAASCRVKRVCQKEELQKQKMELEWEVDKLARENAAMRLELDTLRGKYEALQGFARTVAAHGPAAKVATASVITIVKSGANQAAYS, from the exons ATGAATGAAAAGAATCCGCGGGTGAGTAAtcgcggggagcggggctggaggCGCCGCCTCGACGGCCTGACCCGGCAGCGGCCCCGCGGGGACCAGCGCAGCCTCCCG GGCCAGCGTGAGGCAAGGATGGCTGCGGACGGGCTCTCCAGCAAGGCCCTGAAG GTGAAGCGGGAGCTGGGGGAGAACACGCCGCTGCTGTCGGACGAGGAGCTGATGGGGCTGTCGGTGCGGGAGCTCAACCACCACCTGCGGGGCCTCTCCAAGGAGGAGGTGGCGAGGCTGAAGCAGCGCCGGCGGACGCTGAAGAACCGGGGTTACGCCGCCAGCTGCCGGGTGAAGCGCGTCTGCcagaaggaagagctgcagaagcagaagatgGAGCTGGAGTGGGAGGTGGACAAGCTGGCCCGGGAGAACGCTGCCATGCGCCTGGAGCTTGACACCCTCCGTGGCAAGTACGAGGCCCTGCAGGGCTTTGCCCGCACCGTGGCCGCCCACGGGCCCGCTGCCAAGGTGGCCACCGCCAGTGTCATCACCATCGTCAAGTCCGGTGCCAACCAGGCTGCCTATTCCTAG
- the MAFF gene encoding transcription factor MafF isoform X2, with protein sequence MAADGLSSKALKVKRELGENTPLLSDEELMGLSVRELNHHLRGLSKEEVARLKQRRRTLKNRGYAASCRVKRVCQKEELQKQKMELEWEVDKLARENAAMRLELDTLRGKYEALQGFARTVAAHGPAAKVATASVITIVKSGANQAAYS encoded by the exons ATGGCTGCGGACGGGCTCTCCAGCAAGGCCCTGAAG GTGAAGCGGGAGCTGGGGGAGAACACGCCGCTGCTGTCGGACGAGGAGCTGATGGGGCTGTCGGTGCGGGAGCTCAACCACCACCTGCGGGGCCTCTCCAAGGAGGAGGTGGCGAGGCTGAAGCAGCGCCGGCGGACGCTGAAGAACCGGGGTTACGCCGCCAGCTGCCGGGTGAAGCGCGTCTGCcagaaggaagagctgcagaagcagaagatgGAGCTGGAGTGGGAGGTGGACAAGCTGGCCCGGGAGAACGCTGCCATGCGCCTGGAGCTTGACACCCTCCGTGGCAAGTACGAGGCCCTGCAGGGCTTTGCCCGCACCGTGGCCGCCCACGGGCCCGCTGCCAAGGTGGCCACCGCCAGTGTCATCACCATCGTCAAGTCCGGTGCCAACCAGGCTGCCTATTCCTAG
- the PLA2G6 gene encoding 85/88 kDa calcium-independent phospholipase A2 isoform X1: MQFFGRLVNTINSVTQIFTNPYRVKEVPAAKYAAHTCLREEGRVVLYKNSLTCSWDCLLLNPQSPQVAFRLFQLDNEADALVCFEQYARQLRPFYESSRQPLSLEDLQQLSDCFRNHPSWSSAHVAVEIGHRESFRHNHVLSCVNSTDSEDGCTPLHLACRKGDMECLLELLECHARVDITDRNGETVFHYAVRGNSPQIIELLGKTPTAGLDHLSREGLTALHLACQLGKEDMVRSLLKCRASCSVMGTLGYPIHTALKFSQKGCAQAILEVDASQVHSKDPRYEATPLHWAKNAEMTRLLLEYGSEVNLTSQTADMALHIAVKRGRFDSAMVLLIHGAHTNARGQDGNTPLHLAMKHDQLDMIKAIIVFGGDVEIPNDFGETPMLLAARSSKGANRKVLLDLLQAVGTKRCHPPNPDSPGLAPSAASFLEGRPSPWSSFTGFENLLYVSTTFGQLLKAPDVVDSPSEGRRNHDLLLCLDGGGIRGLVLIQLLLAIEKAAGRPIREIFDWIAGTSTGGILALAIVHGKSMEYMRCLYFRMKDMVFRGSRPYESESLDEFLKKEFGENTKMTDVQKPKVMVTGTLCDRQPAELHLFRNYPVPETKRLTEYNRRASFKPLTQPKDQLVWRAARCSGAAPTYFRPIGRFLDGGLLANNPTLDAMTEIHEYNKTLIKKGQRQKVRKLGLVVSLGTGRPPQVPVSSVDVFRPSNPWELAKTVFGARELGKMVVDCCTDADGPAVDRARAWCEMVDIPYFRLSPQLHTDVMLDEVNNTVLVNALWDTQLYIYQQREQFEQLVQHLC; encoded by the exons ATGCAGTTCTTTGGCCGGCTGGTGAATACCATCAACAGTGTCACCCAAATATTCACAAACCCTTACCGGGTGAAGGAGGTGCCGGCTGCAAAGTATGCTGCCCATACCTGcctgagggaggaaggcagggtgGTCCTGTATAAGAACAGCCTCACTTGCTCGTGGGATTGCCTGCTGCTGAATCCCCAGAGCCCACAGGTCGCTTTCCG cctCTTCCAGCTCGACAATGAAGCAGATGCCCTGGTGTGTTTTGAGCAGTACGCCAGGCAGCTGCGCCCTTTCTATGAGAGCTCGCGCCAGCCCTTGTCACTGGAGGATCTCCAGCAGCTCAGTGACTGCTTCCGCAACCACCCCAGCTGGTCCTCGGCACACGTCGCAGTGGAGATCGGCCATCGTGAGAGCTTCCGGCACAACCACGTTCTGAG CTGCGTGAACAGCACGGACAGTGAGGATGGCTGCACCCCGCTGCACCTGGCGTGCCGCAAGGGAGACATGGAGtgcctgctggagctgctggagtgCCACGCGCGAGTGGACATTACCGACAGGAACGGGGAGACCGTTTTCCACTATGCTGTGCGAGGGAACAGCCCCCAGATCATCGAG CTCCTGGGCAAAACCCCAACTGCTGGCTTGGACCACCTGAGCCGTGAAGGGCTGACTGCTCTGCATCTCGCTTGTCAGCTGGGCAAAGAGGACATGGTTCGGTCTCTGCTGAAATGCCGTGCTAGCTGCAGCGTCATGGGGACGCTGGGCTACCCCATCCACACAGCACTGAAGTTCTCCCAGAAGGG GTGTGCACAGGCCATCCTCGAGGTGGATGCTAGCCAGGTTCACTCCAAGGACCCGCGCTATGAAGCCACTCCGCTGCACTGGGCGAAGAACGCAGAG ATGACACGGCTGCTGCTTGAGTACGGCTCCGAGGTGAATTTGACCAGCCAGACGGCTGACATGGCTCTGCACATTGCGGTCAAGAGGGGACGCTTTGACAGCGCCATGGTACTGCTGATACACGGGGCCCACACCAATGCCAGGGGTCAGGATGGCAACACACCACTGCACTTGGCCATGAAG CATGACCAACTGGATATGATCAAAGCGATCATTGTGTTTGGAGGAGATGTTGAGATCCCCAATGATTTCGGGGAGACACCGATGCTGTtggcagccaggagcagcaaaG GTGCAAACCGGAAAGTGCTCTTAGACCTGCTGCAAGCTGTAGGGACCAAACGCTGCCACCCACCCAATCCTGACTCCCCAGGCCTGGCACCATCTGCCGCCTCCTTCCTGGAAGGCCGTCCTTCCCCATGGAGCAGCTTCACAG GGTTCGAGAACCTTCTGTATGTTTCCACAACGTTCGGACAGTTGCTGAAGGCACCAGATGTTGTGGACTCGCCCAGTGAGGGTAGAAGAAA TCACGACCTCCTCCTGTGCCTGGATGGAGGGGGCATCCGGGGCCTGGTGCTCATCCAACTCCTCCTGGCTATTGAAAAAGCTGCGGGCCGTCCCATTCGTGAGATTTTTGACTGGATTGCAGGGACCAGCACTGGAGGGATCTTGGCCTTGGCTATTGTGCACG GGAAGTCCATGGAATACATGCGCTGCCTGTACTTCCGCATGAAGGACATGGTGTTCCGGGGGTCTCGGCCCTACGAGTCAGAGTCCCTGGATGAGTTCTTGAAGAAGGAATTTGGGGAAAACACCAAAATGACAGATGTCCAAAAACCCAA GGTTATGGTGACAGGAACGTTGTGCGACCGGCAGCCAGCTGAGCTCCACCTTTTCCGGAATTACCCTGTACCAGAGACAAAAAGATTAACTGAATACAACAGAAGAGCATCTTTCAAACCACTCACTCAGCCAAAAG ACCAACTTGTATGGCGCGCTGCCCGCTGCAGTGGTGCGGCTCCCACTTATTTCCGGCCGATAGGCCGCTTTCTGGATGGCGGGCTGCTAGCCAACAACCCAACCCTCGATGCCATGACGGAGATCCACGAGTACAACAAGACGCTGATCAAGAAG GGTCAGAGGCAGAAGGTAAGAAAATTGGGGTTGGTGgtctccctggggacagggaggccTCCGCAGGTCCCAGTGAGCTCTGTGGATGTTTTCCGCCCCTCCAACCCTTGGGAGCTGGCGAAGACCGTCTTTGGGGCCCGGGAGCTTGGCAAGATGGTGGTGGATTGT TGCACTGACGCAGATGGCCCAGCTGTGGATCGTGCCAGGGCCTGGTGCGAGATGGTGGATATCCCATATTTCCG GCTCAGCCCTCAGCTGCACACGGACGTGATGTTGGACGAGGTGAACAACACCGTGCTGGTGAATGCTCTCTGGGACACCCAGCTTTACATCTACCAACAGCGGGAGCAGTTTGAGCAGCTGGTGCAACATCTCTGCTGA
- the PLA2G6 gene encoding 85/88 kDa calcium-independent phospholipase A2 isoform X2 codes for MQFFGRLVNTINSVTQIFTNPYRVKEVPAAKYAAHTCLREEGRVVLYKNSLTCSWDCLLLNPQSPQVAFRLFQLDNEADALVCFEQYARQLRPFYESSRQPLSLEDLQQLSDCFRNHPSWSSAHVAVEIGHRESFRHNHVLSCVNSTDSEDGCTPLHLACRKGDMECLLELLECHARVDITDRNGETVFHYAVRGNSPQIIELLGKTPTAGLDHLSREGLTALHLACQLGKEDMVRSLLKCRASCSVMGTLGYPIHTALKFSQKGCAQAILEVDASQVHSKDPRYEATPLHWAKNAEMTRLLLEYGSEVNLTSQTADMALHIAVKRGRFDSAMVLLIHGAHTNARGQDGNTPLHLAMKHDQLDMIKAIIVFGGDVEIPNDFGETPMLLAARSSKGANRKVLLDLLQAVGTKRCHPPNPDSPGLAPSAASFLEGRPSPWSSFTGFENLLYVSTTFGQLLKAPDVVDSPSEGRRNHDLLLCLDGGGIRGLVLIQLLLAIEKAAGRPIREIFDWIAGTSTGGILALAIVHGKSMEYMRCLYFRMKDMVFRGSRPYESESLDEFLKKEFGENTKMTDVQKPKVMVTGTLCDRQPAELHLFRNYPVPETKRLTEYNRRASFKPLTQPKDQLVWRAARCSGAAPTYFRPIGRFLDGGLLANNPTLDAMTEIHEYNKTLIKKGQRQKVRKLGLVVSLGTGRPPQVPVSSVDVFRPSNPWELAKTVFGARELGKMVVDCCTDADGPAVDRARAWCEMVDIPYFRELKCSEISSHRRS; via the exons ATGCAGTTCTTTGGCCGGCTGGTGAATACCATCAACAGTGTCACCCAAATATTCACAAACCCTTACCGGGTGAAGGAGGTGCCGGCTGCAAAGTATGCTGCCCATACCTGcctgagggaggaaggcagggtgGTCCTGTATAAGAACAGCCTCACTTGCTCGTGGGATTGCCTGCTGCTGAATCCCCAGAGCCCACAGGTCGCTTTCCG cctCTTCCAGCTCGACAATGAAGCAGATGCCCTGGTGTGTTTTGAGCAGTACGCCAGGCAGCTGCGCCCTTTCTATGAGAGCTCGCGCCAGCCCTTGTCACTGGAGGATCTCCAGCAGCTCAGTGACTGCTTCCGCAACCACCCCAGCTGGTCCTCGGCACACGTCGCAGTGGAGATCGGCCATCGTGAGAGCTTCCGGCACAACCACGTTCTGAG CTGCGTGAACAGCACGGACAGTGAGGATGGCTGCACCCCGCTGCACCTGGCGTGCCGCAAGGGAGACATGGAGtgcctgctggagctgctggagtgCCACGCGCGAGTGGACATTACCGACAGGAACGGGGAGACCGTTTTCCACTATGCTGTGCGAGGGAACAGCCCCCAGATCATCGAG CTCCTGGGCAAAACCCCAACTGCTGGCTTGGACCACCTGAGCCGTGAAGGGCTGACTGCTCTGCATCTCGCTTGTCAGCTGGGCAAAGAGGACATGGTTCGGTCTCTGCTGAAATGCCGTGCTAGCTGCAGCGTCATGGGGACGCTGGGCTACCCCATCCACACAGCACTGAAGTTCTCCCAGAAGGG GTGTGCACAGGCCATCCTCGAGGTGGATGCTAGCCAGGTTCACTCCAAGGACCCGCGCTATGAAGCCACTCCGCTGCACTGGGCGAAGAACGCAGAG ATGACACGGCTGCTGCTTGAGTACGGCTCCGAGGTGAATTTGACCAGCCAGACGGCTGACATGGCTCTGCACATTGCGGTCAAGAGGGGACGCTTTGACAGCGCCATGGTACTGCTGATACACGGGGCCCACACCAATGCCAGGGGTCAGGATGGCAACACACCACTGCACTTGGCCATGAAG CATGACCAACTGGATATGATCAAAGCGATCATTGTGTTTGGAGGAGATGTTGAGATCCCCAATGATTTCGGGGAGACACCGATGCTGTtggcagccaggagcagcaaaG GTGCAAACCGGAAAGTGCTCTTAGACCTGCTGCAAGCTGTAGGGACCAAACGCTGCCACCCACCCAATCCTGACTCCCCAGGCCTGGCACCATCTGCCGCCTCCTTCCTGGAAGGCCGTCCTTCCCCATGGAGCAGCTTCACAG GGTTCGAGAACCTTCTGTATGTTTCCACAACGTTCGGACAGTTGCTGAAGGCACCAGATGTTGTGGACTCGCCCAGTGAGGGTAGAAGAAA TCACGACCTCCTCCTGTGCCTGGATGGAGGGGGCATCCGGGGCCTGGTGCTCATCCAACTCCTCCTGGCTATTGAAAAAGCTGCGGGCCGTCCCATTCGTGAGATTTTTGACTGGATTGCAGGGACCAGCACTGGAGGGATCTTGGCCTTGGCTATTGTGCACG GGAAGTCCATGGAATACATGCGCTGCCTGTACTTCCGCATGAAGGACATGGTGTTCCGGGGGTCTCGGCCCTACGAGTCAGAGTCCCTGGATGAGTTCTTGAAGAAGGAATTTGGGGAAAACACCAAAATGACAGATGTCCAAAAACCCAA GGTTATGGTGACAGGAACGTTGTGCGACCGGCAGCCAGCTGAGCTCCACCTTTTCCGGAATTACCCTGTACCAGAGACAAAAAGATTAACTGAATACAACAGAAGAGCATCTTTCAAACCACTCACTCAGCCAAAAG ACCAACTTGTATGGCGCGCTGCCCGCTGCAGTGGTGCGGCTCCCACTTATTTCCGGCCGATAGGCCGCTTTCTGGATGGCGGGCTGCTAGCCAACAACCCAACCCTCGATGCCATGACGGAGATCCACGAGTACAACAAGACGCTGATCAAGAAG GGTCAGAGGCAGAAGGTAAGAAAATTGGGGTTGGTGgtctccctggggacagggaggccTCCGCAGGTCCCAGTGAGCTCTGTGGATGTTTTCCGCCCCTCCAACCCTTGGGAGCTGGCGAAGACCGTCTTTGGGGCCCGGGAGCTTGGCAAGATGGTGGTGGATTGT TGCACTGACGCAGATGGCCCAGCTGTGGATCGTGCCAGGGCCTGGTGCGAGATGGTGGATATCCCATATTTCCG GGAATTGAAATGCTCTGAGATCAGTTCCCACCGAAGAAGCTGA